From the genome of Frankiales bacterium, one region includes:
- a CDS encoding sodium-translocating pyrophosphatase gives MSRSLSAALGEVTLAGGNYTLVAIVGVVAVAALAVAWALAREVLAASEGTDNMRSIAAAVQEGAAAYLSRQFRTLAIFAAVVFFLLFALPADTTSEKIGRSIFFLVGAVFSGITGYMGMWLAVRGNVRVAAAANEDGGEQSAMRIAFRTGGVAGMFTVGLGLLGAVLVVLIYKADAPTVLEGFGFGAALLAMFMRVGGGIFTKAADVGADLVGKVEQGIPEDDPRNAATIADNVGDNVGDCAGMAADLFESYAVTLVAALILGKASFGNLGLVYPLLVPAIGVITAVIGIFAVSPRSGDRSGMSAINRGFFISAVVSAVLVAVMTFLLLPDRVVKLDGVVGDSLGLVHIDTFNPRILAIGSVLIGIVLAAAIQQLTGYFTETNRKPVDDVAKSSLTGPATVILSGISVGLESAVYSALLIGAAVFAASLLGGGSVVMALFAIALAGTGLLTTVGVIVSMDTFGPVSDNAQGIAEMSGDISPEGARVLTNLDAVGNTTKAITKGIAIATAVLAATALFGAFRDTVVSATKAALLNPGSVVVPDPVDQAQYSAVLDVANPRNLVGLMLGAAVVFMFSGLAINAVSRAAGAVIFEVRRQFREHPGIMDFTEKPEYGKVVDIVTRDSLRELITPGLLAVLMPIAVGFGLGVGALGAYLAGTIATGVLMAVYLANSGGAWDNAKKFVEDGHFGGKGSEAHAATVIGDTVGDPFKDTAGPAINPLLKVMNLVALLIAPAVVSIYLAGNQWVAVLIALAAFLVVAASVVIAKARPIAVGEDTAAEMALEEAEAEAGVAHHVPADPAPGEHDEA, from the coding sequence ATGTCCCGGTCGTTGAGCGCCGCCCTGGGCGAGGTCACCCTTGCGGGCGGCAACTACACCCTGGTCGCCATCGTGGGTGTGGTCGCCGTCGCCGCCCTCGCCGTCGCATGGGCACTCGCCCGCGAGGTCCTCGCGGCCAGCGAGGGCACCGACAACATGAGGTCGATCGCCGCCGCCGTGCAGGAGGGTGCGGCTGCCTATCTCTCGCGCCAGTTCCGCACCCTGGCCATCTTCGCCGCCGTCGTCTTCTTCCTGCTGTTCGCGCTGCCCGCGGACACCACGTCGGAGAAGATCGGCCGCTCGATCTTCTTCCTCGTCGGCGCCGTGTTCTCCGGCATCACCGGCTACATGGGCATGTGGCTCGCCGTGCGCGGCAACGTGCGCGTGGCCGCGGCCGCCAACGAGGACGGCGGCGAGCAGTCGGCGATGCGGATCGCGTTCCGCACCGGCGGCGTCGCGGGCATGTTCACCGTCGGCCTCGGCCTGCTCGGTGCCGTGCTCGTGGTGCTCATCTACAAGGCGGACGCGCCCACGGTGCTCGAGGGCTTCGGCTTCGGTGCCGCGCTGCTCGCGATGTTCATGCGTGTCGGCGGCGGCATCTTCACCAAGGCGGCCGACGTCGGCGCCGACCTCGTCGGCAAGGTCGAGCAGGGCATCCCCGAGGACGACCCGCGCAACGCCGCCACCATCGCCGACAACGTGGGCGACAACGTCGGCGACTGCGCCGGCATGGCGGCCGACCTGTTCGAGTCCTACGCCGTCACGCTCGTCGCGGCGCTCATCCTCGGCAAGGCCAGCTTCGGCAACCTCGGCCTCGTCTACCCGCTGCTCGTGCCGGCCATCGGCGTCATCACCGCGGTGATCGGCATCTTCGCGGTCTCGCCGCGCAGCGGCGACCGCTCGGGCATGTCGGCGATCAACCGCGGCTTCTTCATCTCCGCCGTCGTCTCGGCCGTGCTCGTCGCGGTGATGACCTTCCTGCTCCTGCCCGACCGCGTCGTCAAGCTCGACGGCGTCGTGGGCGACTCGCTCGGCCTGGTGCACATCGACACCTTCAACCCGCGGATCCTCGCCATCGGCTCGGTGCTCATCGGCATCGTGCTCGCGGCCGCGATCCAGCAGCTCACCGGCTACTTCACCGAGACCAACCGCAAGCCGGTCGACGACGTCGCCAAGAGCTCGCTCACCGGCCCGGCCACGGTGATCCTGTCCGGCATCTCGGTGGGTCTCGAGTCGGCGGTGTACTCCGCGCTGCTCATCGGCGCCGCGGTGTTCGCCGCCTCGCTGCTCGGCGGCGGCTCGGTGGTGATGGCGCTGTTCGCGATCGCGCTGGCCGGCACCGGCCTGCTCACCACGGTGGGCGTCATCGTCTCGATGGACACCTTCGGCCCGGTCTCGGACAACGCGCAGGGCATCGCGGAGATGTCCGGCGACATCAGCCCCGAGGGCGCGCGGGTGCTCACCAACCTCGACGCCGTCGGCAACACCACCAAGGCGATCACCAAGGGCATCGCGATCGCGACGGCGGTGCTCGCCGCCACCGCGCTGTTCGGCGCCTTCCGCGACACCGTGGTGTCGGCGACGAAGGCGGCCCTGCTCAACCCGGGCAGCGTCGTGGTGCCCGACCCGGTCGACCAGGCGCAGTACAGCGCCGTCCTCGACGTCGCGAACCCGCGCAACCTCGTCGGGCTCATGCTCGGCGCGGCCGTGGTGTTCATGTTCTCGGGCCTGGCCATCAACGCGGTCTCCCGCGCGGCGGGTGCGGTCATCTTCGAGGTGCGTCGCCAGTTCCGCGAGCACCCCGGGATCATGGACTTCACCGAGAAGCCCGAGTACGGCAAGGTCGTCGACATCGTCACCCGCGACTCGCTGCGCGAGCTCATCACGCCGGGTCTGCTGGCCGTGCTGATGCCCATCGCGGTCGGGTTCGGCCTCGGCGTCGGCGCCCTCGGCGCCTACCTCGCGGGCACCATCGCCACCGGTGTGCTCATGGCGGTCTACCTGGCCAACTCCGGCGGCGCCTGGGACAACGCGAAGAAGTTCGTCGAGGACGGGCACTTCGGCGGCAAGGGCTCCGAGGCGCACGCGGCCACGGTCATCGGCGACACCGTCGGCGACCCGTTCAAGGACACCGCAGGCCCGGCGATCAACCCGCTGCTCAAGGTGATGAACCTCGTCGCGCTGCTCATCGCCCCCGCGGTCGTGAGCATCTACCTCGCGGGCAACCAGTGGGTCGCGGTGCTCATCGCGCTCGCCGCGTTCCTCGTGGTCGCGGCGTCGGTCGTCATCGCCAAGGCCCGGCCGATCGCCGTCGGCGAGGACACCGCCGCGGAGATGGCGCTCGAGGAGGCCGAGGCGGAGGCCGGTGTCGCCCACCACGTGCCGGCCGACCCGGCGCCGGGCGAGCACGACGAGGCCTAG
- the topA gene encoding type I DNA topoisomerase, which produces MPAKAKATAADGEGGAATNGSAAGGRTLVIVESPAKAKTIQGYLGPGYEVEASVGHIRDLPKRAADIPPKYKGASWSRLGVDVDNGYSALYVVDADKKTKVAELKKKLAESDTLLLATDEDREGEAIAWHLLEVLSPKVPVRRMVFHEITKDAIQRAVNETRDLDQDLVDAQETRRILDRLYGYEVSPVLWKKVMTGLSAGRVQSVATRLVVDRERERIAFRSASYWDIEGLFDPGAFNARLVAVDGRRVATGKDFDDRGTLQRADAAHLTEESATSLAASLADIPFTVRSVEDKPYRRSPAAPFMTSTLQQEASRKLRWGAQRTMRVAQGLYERGFITYMRTDSTTLSESAVSAARAQAAQLYGSDHVAEVPRRYDRKVKNAQEAHEAVRPAGDRFRTPAEVAGELRGDDFALYDLIWKRTVASQMADARGMTATIRLGAVARDGRDAEFSVSGTVITFRGFLAAYEESVDDDADRGDDAERRLPPLAVGDTVTAVRLDPEGHATNPPARYTEASLVKALEERGIGRPSTYASIMGTIVDRGYVVKRGSALVPSFLAFAVVRLMEEHFSTLVDYDFTARLEEVLDTVASGQLDRVGVLDRFYRGDPERDFAGLHPLVNDLGEIDARQISSFPIEGSDAVLRVGRYGAYVERGDHRANVPADLAPDELTAEKADELLSAPSGDHPLGVDPDTGLEVVAKTGRYGPYVTEVLPEGAPKSAKPRTASLFSDMAIDTIDLATALRLLSLPREVGVDPADGVVITAQNGRYGPYLTKDKDSRSLPSEDAIFTVTLDEALALFAQPKQRRGQAAPKPGVVVGVDPSTGREVQLKEGRFGPYVTDGETNASLRRADDPETISIERASDLLAERRAKEPAPKKRAAGKTAAKRTTKKAPAKKAAKKAPAKKAASKPTGAATMTAESGDPSSSGS; this is translated from the coding sequence GTGCCCGCGAAGGCCAAGGCCACCGCCGCCGACGGCGAGGGCGGCGCTGCCACGAACGGCAGCGCCGCGGGCGGTCGCACGCTCGTGATCGTCGAGTCGCCCGCGAAGGCGAAGACCATCCAGGGCTACCTCGGCCCCGGCTACGAGGTCGAGGCGTCGGTGGGCCACATCCGCGACCTGCCCAAGCGCGCGGCCGACATCCCGCCCAAGTACAAGGGCGCGTCCTGGTCGCGGCTCGGCGTCGACGTCGACAACGGCTACTCGGCGCTCTACGTCGTCGACGCCGACAAGAAGACCAAGGTCGCCGAGCTGAAGAAGAAGCTCGCGGAGTCCGACACCCTGCTGCTCGCCACGGACGAGGACCGCGAGGGCGAGGCCATCGCGTGGCACCTGCTCGAGGTGCTCTCGCCCAAGGTGCCCGTGCGGCGCATGGTGTTCCACGAGATCACCAAGGACGCGATCCAGCGCGCGGTCAACGAGACCCGCGACCTCGACCAGGACCTCGTCGACGCGCAGGAGACCCGGCGCATCCTCGACCGGCTCTACGGCTACGAGGTCTCGCCGGTGCTGTGGAAGAAGGTCATGACCGGCCTGTCCGCGGGCCGGGTGCAGTCGGTGGCCACGCGTCTGGTCGTCGACCGGGAGCGCGAGCGCATCGCGTTCCGCAGCGCGTCCTATTGGGACATCGAGGGCCTGTTCGACCCGGGTGCGTTCAACGCGCGGCTCGTCGCCGTCGACGGACGCCGCGTCGCCACCGGCAAGGACTTCGACGACCGCGGCACCCTCCAGAGGGCCGACGCCGCGCACCTCACGGAGGAGTCGGCCACCTCGCTCGCCGCGTCGCTGGCCGACATCCCGTTCACGGTCCGCTCGGTCGAGGACAAGCCCTACCGCCGCTCGCCGGCGGCGCCGTTCATGACCTCCACGCTCCAGCAGGAGGCCAGCCGCAAGCTGCGCTGGGGCGCGCAGCGCACGATGCGCGTGGCGCAGGGCCTCTACGAGCGCGGCTTCATCACCTACATGCGCACCGACTCCACCACGCTGTCGGAGTCGGCCGTCTCCGCCGCCCGGGCGCAGGCCGCGCAGCTCTACGGCAGCGACCACGTCGCCGAGGTGCCGCGCCGCTACGACCGCAAGGTGAAGAACGCGCAGGAGGCGCACGAGGCCGTGCGCCCCGCGGGCGATCGCTTCCGCACGCCGGCCGAGGTCGCCGGCGAGCTGCGCGGCGACGACTTCGCCCTCTACGACCTCATCTGGAAGCGCACGGTCGCCTCGCAGATGGCCGACGCCCGCGGCATGACGGCCACCATCCGGCTCGGTGCCGTGGCCCGCGACGGCCGCGACGCCGAGTTCTCCGTCAGCGGCACGGTCATCACCTTCCGCGGGTTCCTCGCGGCCTACGAGGAGTCCGTCGACGACGACGCCGACCGCGGCGACGACGCCGAGCGCCGGCTGCCGCCGCTCGCGGTGGGCGACACCGTCACCGCCGTGCGCCTCGACCCGGAGGGCCACGCCACCAACCCGCCGGCCCGCTACACCGAGGCCTCGCTGGTGAAGGCGCTGGAGGAGCGCGGCATCGGCCGGCCCTCCACCTACGCCTCGATCATGGGCACGATCGTCGACCGCGGCTACGTCGTGAAGCGCGGCAGCGCCCTGGTGCCCTCGTTCCTGGCGTTCGCGGTGGTGCGCCTCATGGAGGAGCACTTCAGCACGCTGGTCGACTACGACTTCACCGCGCGGCTCGAGGAGGTGCTCGACACCGTCGCGTCGGGGCAGCTCGACCGTGTCGGCGTGCTCGACCGCTTCTACCGCGGCGACCCCGAGCGCGACTTCGCCGGGCTGCACCCGCTGGTCAACGACCTCGGCGAGATCGACGCCCGGCAGATCTCCTCGTTCCCCATCGAGGGGTCGGACGCCGTGCTGCGCGTGGGCCGCTACGGCGCCTACGTCGAGCGCGGCGACCACCGCGCCAACGTGCCCGCCGACCTCGCGCCCGACGAGCTCACCGCCGAGAAGGCCGACGAGCTGCTCTCCGCGCCGTCGGGCGACCACCCGCTCGGCGTCGACCCGGACACCGGCCTCGAGGTGGTGGCGAAGACCGGCCGCTACGGCCCCTACGTCACCGAGGTGCTGCCCGAGGGTGCGCCGAAGTCGGCGAAGCCGCGCACCGCGTCGCTGTTCTCGGACATGGCGATCGACACCATCGACCTCGCCACGGCGCTGCGGCTGCTGTCGCTGCCGCGCGAGGTCGGCGTCGACCCGGCCGACGGCGTGGTGATCACGGCGCAGAACGGCCGCTACGGCCCGTACCTGACCAAGGACAAGGACTCCCGCTCGCTGCCGAGCGAGGACGCGATCTTCACCGTGACGCTCGACGAGGCGCTGGCCCTGTTCGCCCAGCCCAAGCAGCGCCGCGGGCAGGCCGCGCCCAAGCCCGGCGTGGTGGTCGGCGTCGACCCGTCCACCGGCCGTGAGGTGCAGCTCAAGGAGGGCCGGTTCGGGCCTTACGTGACCGACGGCGAGACCAACGCCTCGCTGCGCCGGGCCGACGACCCCGAGACCATCTCCATCGAGCGGGCGTCGGACCTGCTGGCCGAGCGCCGGGCCAAGGAGCCGGCGCCGAAGAAGCGCGCGGCGGGCAAGACCGCCGCGAAGCGGACCACGAAGAAGGCCCCCGCGAAGAAGGCCGCGAAGAAGGCGCCGGCGAAGAAGGCGGCGAGCAAGCCCACGGGCGCCGCCACCATGACCGCCGAGTCCGGCGACCCGTCCTCGTCCGGGTCCTAG
- a CDS encoding methyltransferase, with translation MSGDGVDRGAAARVREVLLDAGFTADGVLSALGASAYAALGRGEPVPARRALADRHDATAALVRLFVLGELLPRDEAVRRLPVDDLVALGLVGGAGEVRALVDVRPYGEPDTDWYVVSDHGPDSAGRGENEVAADHVLGVGGASLTLARITPRGSVGRALDLGTGCGVQALHLGRHAGEVVATDRNRRALRLAAVTAALSGQEWDLREGSLFEPVGSETFDLVVSNPPFVISPGLRYTYRDGGMHADDLGRLLVQQAPARLAEGGTAVVLANWLHVRGEDWRERVAGWVAGTGCDAWVAQREVQDPAEYVGLWLRDAGGAADAEHDRRYGEWLDAFRDMDAEGVGFGWVVLHRGGTHGVTGPRVEDVSSAPRLPRGDEVAALVAARAGWSSYDAFALLDACPRRAPGLVLREEDRADADGRLVPMPTVLGRADGWRPDALADQVTGHLVRSFDGRTPLTEAVDLAAAAHGLDPDDVLPGALATVRALVEEGLLLLG, from the coding sequence ATGAGCGGGGACGGCGTCGACCGCGGCGCGGCCGCACGGGTGCGCGAGGTGCTCCTCGACGCCGGGTTCACCGCGGACGGCGTGCTGTCCGCGCTGGGCGCCTCGGCGTACGCCGCGCTGGGCCGGGGCGAGCCCGTGCCGGCCCGCCGGGCGCTGGCCGACCGGCACGACGCCACGGCCGCGCTGGTGCGGCTGTTCGTGCTCGGCGAGCTGCTGCCGCGCGACGAGGCCGTGCGCCGGCTGCCCGTGGACGACCTCGTCGCGCTCGGCCTCGTCGGCGGCGCCGGCGAGGTGCGCGCGCTGGTGGACGTGCGGCCCTACGGGGAGCCCGACACCGACTGGTACGTCGTGAGCGACCACGGCCCGGACTCCGCCGGCCGCGGAGAGAACGAGGTCGCGGCCGACCACGTGCTCGGCGTCGGCGGCGCGTCGCTGACCCTCGCGCGCATCACGCCCCGCGGGTCGGTGGGCCGTGCGCTCGACCTCGGCACCGGCTGCGGCGTGCAGGCGCTGCACCTCGGCCGGCACGCCGGCGAGGTGGTGGCCACCGACCGCAACCGCCGCGCCCTGCGGCTGGCCGCCGTGACCGCGGCGCTGTCGGGCCAGGAGTGGGACCTGCGCGAGGGCTCGCTGTTCGAGCCGGTCGGGTCCGAGACCTTCGACCTCGTGGTGAGCAACCCGCCCTTCGTCATCTCCCCGGGGCTGCGCTACACCTACCGCGACGGCGGGATGCACGCCGACGACCTCGGCCGCCTGCTGGTGCAGCAGGCGCCGGCGCGCCTGGCCGAGGGCGGCACCGCGGTGGTGCTGGCGAACTGGCTGCACGTGCGCGGCGAGGACTGGCGCGAGCGCGTGGCCGGGTGGGTGGCCGGCACCGGCTGCGACGCCTGGGTGGCCCAGCGCGAGGTGCAGGACCCGGCCGAGTACGTCGGCCTGTGGCTGCGCGACGCCGGCGGCGCCGCGGACGCCGAGCACGACCGCCGCTACGGCGAGTGGCTCGACGCGTTCCGCGACATGGACGCCGAGGGCGTGGGGTTCGGGTGGGTGGTGCTGCACCGCGGCGGCACCCACGGCGTCACCGGCCCGCGGGTGGAGGACGTGTCGTCGGCGCCGCGGCTGCCGCGGGGCGACGAGGTCGCCGCCCTCGTGGCCGCCCGGGCGGGCTGGTCGTCCTACGACGCCTTCGCCCTGCTGGACGCCTGCCCGCGCCGGGCCCCCGGGCTCGTGCTGCGCGAGGAGGACCGGGCCGACGCCGACGGCCGCCTGGTGCCGATGCCCACGGTGCTCGGCCGCGCCGACGGCTGGCGCCCCGACGCCCTGGCCGACCAGGTCACCGGCCACCTCGTGCGCTCCTTCGACGGGCGCACCCCGCTCACCGAGGCGGTCGACCTGGCCGCGGCGGCGCACGGCCTCGACCCCGACGACGTGCTGCCCGGGGCGCTCGCGACCGTCCGCGCCCTGGTCGAGGAGGGCCTGCTGCTGCTCGGGTGA